The Antedon mediterranea chromosome 7, ecAntMedi1.1, whole genome shotgun sequence genome has a segment encoding these proteins:
- the LOC140055650 gene encoding uncharacterized protein isoform X2, whose product MQSFHKLCFTYGGIGGWSTNGCWVDSTNDTSTTCKCNHFTNFALLMEESEVGQLMGAGLIQQMIQVQRVNAIISQTLLYLWRNRRLVN is encoded by the exons ATGCAATCATTTCACAAACTTTGCTTTACTTATG GAGGAATCGGAGGTTGGTCAACTAATGGGTGCTGGGTTGATTCAACAAATGATACAAGTACAACGTGTAAATGCAATCATTTCACAAACTTTGCTTTACTTATG GAGGAATCGGAGGTTGGTCAACTAATGGGTGCTGGGTTGATTCAACAAATGATACAAGTACAACGTGTAAATGCAATCATTTCACAAACTTTGCTTTACTTATG GAGGAATCGGAGGTTGGTCAACTAA
- the LOC140055650 gene encoding uncharacterized protein isoform X1 gives MQSFHKLCFTYGGIGGWSTNGCWVDSTNDTSTTCKCNHFTNFALLMEESEVGQLMGAGLIQQMIQVQRVNAIISQTLLYLWMYMVIRQSCPRSINWLSFIFRILGVAFLFLVCH, from the exons ATGCAATCATTTCACAAACTTTGCTTTACTTATG GAGGAATCGGAGGTTGGTCAACTAATGGGTGCTGGGTTGATTCAACAAATGATACAAGTACAACGTGTAAATGCAATCATTTCACAAACTTTGCTTTACTTATG GAGGAATCGGAGGTTGGTCAACTAATGGGTGCTGGGTTGATTCAACAAATGATACAAGTACAACGTGTAAATGCAATCATTTCACAAACTTTGCTTTACTTATG GATGTATATGGTGATACGGCAGAGCTGCCCGAGAAGCATCAATTGGCTCTCTTTTATATTTCGTATATTGGGTGTGGCCTTTCTATTCTTGGTTTGTCACTGA